The Plasmodium vivax chromosome 7, whole genome shotgun sequence DNA window TCCCACACACTGGGCTCATTCCGAAACCAGTAAAGAGTGTATATAAAGACGGACAAGTAGCTGGGGAAGAAATTGGTGTAGAATTCTTCGCATGAGAGGAGCAGCTCGTGaatcaaaaggaaagaaaaataaatctgcTCGTGTTTGTACACATATTTAGAGACGTTTACACCCCCATAGAAGAAGAACCCCCCCTGGTTCGTGTGTCCCTGCTTCGTATGCCCCTGCTTCGTATGCCCCTGCTTCGCTAGCCCCTGCTTCGTTAGCCCCTGCTCCGCTAGCCCCTGCTCCGCTAGCCCCTGCTCCGCTAGCCCCTGCTCCGCTAGCCCCTGCTCCGCTAGCCCCTGCTTCTTTAACCCCTTCTCGTGCTGATTCGCTACAATGTGAATGACCAAACTTAGGAGcgtaaaaatgatgaagatgatATTCTTGAGCATGAGGGTGTCTTCCCTCCGACTGTAGTACTGCAGCTTTATATACCTATTTGTgtagtaaataaatttatttttttttttttcaaatttgttcatattaattttggaaaacaacagcttcacaattttgaaataGCTCATgtagaaattaaaaatggctTCGTTCAAATCTTTCTCGGCTGGGTTTTCCTTGCTGGTTCTTTCTCCGCTGTTGGTACTTCCTTCCTTCTTTACCtctgtgtgtttttttgcaactcgGGGGTTCATTCTGTCGTGGTGGCTGCCCCTTTGGTGGTGAGTAGCCTCCTTTGCTCCGTCTTCGCTGCCTTTCATGGAGGGCAGAAAGTGCCTCTCCTTGGTTTTGATGTAAAAGATGCCTCTCCCCAGTTTGCAGGACGTTTCGCCGCGGCAGGGCGTGCTCGTCGCGCTGTCGCATCTGCCCTGTCTgccgcttcctccacttccgCCGCTTCCATCTCTTCCGCCGATTCTGTTCCTCCCCGGTGAGCCCCCGCGCAGGCGCGCCAGCCGACTGGCCAGGCCCCGCCCCCCGCTGAGGACGCTCTCCATGAACATGACCACGGCGTCCCTGTTCGGAGCAGGCTTCACCGCTATCAACGAAAGGAAGTAGAAAAACAGGCACTTTATTGGGTTGCCCCCCGTGTACAGCAGGGTCAGCTGATTGAACAGGTGCCCGCTGTACCTGTAGTAACCCAGTGCCTTGTAATAATTCAAGCACgccttcttttcatttttctttttgttctcctcGAAGAAGTAGCACTTATATCTGTGCAGGTCGCCCAGGATTTTGAAAAGGTTGCTGACGCAGATTCGGGCGATTTCTAGGCGGCCGTGCAGAGTCTCCCCCTCGCCACGTGGGGAAGTGCCTCGGTCACCACGCTGGCCATCACTTTGGTCGCCACTTTGGCCATCACTTTGACCATCACTTTGGTCGCCACTTTGCTCACCACCTCGGGCGCTGTGCCTGGCGTAGAAAATGTCGATGGCGTTGTTCACGTGGGAGTCCTCCCCAAACGAAAGGTCCCTCAGATGCGCATCTCCGCTGTGCACATCACTCAGGGGCGCCTGTCCAAAGTAATCGTTTCGCCTACCCTCCACCTTGCTCAAGTGTAAAATATACTcgtcttttttctcttcatatattttcaGTGCGGTTGATAAGAGGGCCTGGAAGTAGTCATACGCATCGTTGATGTTTATGCGAAGGGTAAGGAGGTACTTTACTAGCAGGGGCCCGTTgccctttccattttgtagcTCTCGAACGTCTTTTCCTAacgtttttatgtttttataaaagcaGTACAGCCATATGCAGTTCAACAGCTGAATGGCTTTGGAGTTGCTGTGCCGTATGTATTCAAAGAggatttcttcttttttttttttttttcttcttgggCTAGTCATGCTGTTCACCGCAGCGCGCGCGTCTTTCAGCCTCATTATTGGTCTCTCTCGGGCGTAGCATTAGGCGGGTGCATGCAGATGTTTATGTGTTTGTGCGGTTGGGTAGCTGCGCGAGCACGTTTCAAGTGTGTGCCACTCAATGTATGTACTTAttcgtatgtatatattttttgtaacgGTGTACTCTGCAACGGTTGTACCTCAGGGAGGAACAACTCCCGCGGGGAATGCACACGCGGAAAAGAGGATCCCGTTTTTAACTCCGTATGATTCTCACGTGGCGCTCATTTACCCCTCACGCGTATGTCTCGTTCGCACAACTGTCACGCGGGATGCGCTAAACTGGGACATACCCTACGCATTATTGCATCTTCTGGCAAGCCGGCTAAAcgccttttctctttttgtgGGACTCCCTCCTAAGGCAGGTGGAGCTTCCTACTGTTGAGCGAATAGGGGAAGGCCTCTACTCAGCGCGCATTACCGTTGTGTGCGATTCGActtgctctcctttttctgcatttGCTGCTCCGCGTGGGGTGACATTCTTTTGGTGCTcctatatgtataatatgtatgtgtgtatacacGTAATGTACGCGCACATGGACGTGTTCACCCCGACTAACCACGTGAGCTTCGAAAGGACACTCGGGAGGGTCGCTAATATGCAGGCTTTCGCTTCGTGCGGCGGCGGGTTCGCATCGTTAACGCGTTTACAGAGTCCACATTGCGCGATCGTTTTGTCCGCTTCGTAGCAGAGTGCCTAATGTGTCGCTCCTGCGGGGGGCACTGCTGCGAGCGCTACCGAGAAGGCTGCTGAAAAGGCTGCTGAAAAGGCTGCTGAAAAGGCTGCTGAAAAGGCTGCTGAAAAGGCTGCTGAAAAGGCTGCTGAAAAGGCTGATGAAAACGTTGCTGATAACGCTGCTTAAATCGCTGCTGAAAACGTTGCTGAAATCGTTGCTGAAATCGTTGCTGAAATCGCTGCTGATAACGCTGctggaacattttttttttgtaactgcCCCTTTGGAAATGCTATTCGCGCGATGGGTACACTCCCATGTGCACTGAAGAACTAAAAAggataaggggaaaaaaaaaaaaaaaaaaaaaaaatatcgctCTTTAAccgaaggggaaggaaaaaacgcaatACATTTTTTGGCGCTACATAGTGTAAATTTAAAGCAAGCGATACGTGTATATGTACGCACGTGTACTCGTGTACTCGTATTCACGTATTCTCATGTTCTCGTGTACTCGTATActtgtgtacatatgtaatgtatagaaaaatttaatgcaaaaaaaaaaaaaaaagtctaaaatggtattaaaaaaaaaaaaaaaatctcttCGCAAAAGGCTTTGTACAATTATTCCTCCCACTATGTCTATAAATGCaattccttattttttcattttttccatcacaCTTGCGAAAtgtatgcatacgtacgtatgtatgtatatagcATACGTGTggaaatactttttttttttttttccttcctctaagtatacatttgtatattaataaaatgcatacagtttaatttttttttttttttttcaaactaGCCCATGGCACACTGTGCGATGGCTAATTGTACAAAAAGTACGAATGGCCAAGAAGTTAAGCCAACTTTGTTTGCATCGCATTGCGTCGAACTACATGGCAGTACATCGCGCTACATCGCGTTACATAGCGTTACGTCTCGCTACATGGCGCTACATCGCTTTGCATGCCACTACGTCCCAATCTTTTCCGCAGGGGATGTGCGCGAAGTGGCCCGGTGGTCTTTATTTTCTCTCAAACGGGCTTTTTTGCCAGTGCCTTTAAACCCGCACCGCAAATAAACGGgttgcactttttttgcGGGCGGCACAAATGAGGGCACGCTGGAATGTAGGTTTTGCCTACCACATGCACGTGTGCCTCTTTAAGTGATACATATACGCGCACGTGCGCATGTAGacatgtgcaaatttttccCACTGCGCACGACAAAGCGGGGTTTTACGCAAAatgctatttatttttacataccGCAAATGTATAGtgcaaaatatgcaaaagtgTGGCTACAAAACGAAGGTAATGTTATCTCTACATGCAGTTCTGTTGTACGAGAATGGAGCAGGTTAACGTTCAGGTAGAGCCAATTTTGCAGATCTGCGTCGAAagggcgtaaaaaaaaaaagaaaaaaaaagcacatgtgcacaaaGGAAGGTAGCAGCATCCATGTGGACGGAAAGGCGTACGCCTACATGAAAATGTTAAcgagcatatatatatttatgcacgCTTACGTGAACGTTTTCTCCCTCTGTCCGTGGGAAGTGAACCAATAAACGCATTATCAGAAATGCATTATCGCATGGctattcataaaaaagtacccgtttcgcctgacccgttcataaaaaaaaaaaaaaaataaaaagaaacaccCATTTCgtctgacctgttcataatttttttttccgtaaTGTATCTAGCTACCACCGTTCATACAACATCGAAATGGATTAAGCGCAACAGAAAAAGGTTTTTCGCTGATCGAGGGAGCGTATCGACTATTTTAAGCACGTTCATTCTTATGAGAGCGTCTACGCGAGAACGTATACGACTACAAATGCGCAATTTTCCACTTAGTTCCACCCTAAAATGGACCAACATAATGGCATacaaattttgcaatttttcaaaCAGCCAAATGGCTGTtctagctaaaaaaaaaaaaaaaaaaaaaaacgcaaatgtgtgtaaatgtgtgcacacacatacgACCAGTTTAATTGCAACCAGGAAAGGCGCCACAATTCCTTCTTCAAGAAAACAGTTCATTCTACATTTAAGAGGTGTAAAAGAATAAAGTGTCCTCCTCGAATTAcactcccccatttttgagaaAGATTTGCTTTCGCGCTAGCGTAATCCTTTTGATgtgctccaaaaaaaaacttaagaGAGTCGTCCTTACTCGCGCTGTTAATCTTTACGTGGAAGACACGTCCACGCTGCAGCAGTTGCGATTTGTTCTGCTACGTCACGTTGTGATGTGCTACGTTACTCTGtggtgtgcttctccctgACGATTTTTCTCAACGAGCTGAAcgctcctttttgctttctccAAATTGTGTGCGCATTTTTtggctttatttttctcttcatctgAAAGTGTCGTCTTTTAAACTTCATACTTTGCAACTTCGAACCGTTTGTCCCTCTTTCGAAAGGGCGTTTCCCCTCGCAGGGACAACACCCAGGGGTGGCCGCGTTTACGAGGCGTCGTCTACCACTCGAGTGTCTCACGTGCATGCTGCTTCCCCGTTACGTTGAATACGTCTCGTCCCGTCTCGTCTCTTCCCAACGCTTCCATACCcaccgcttcccttttttctcacccCTCGCCCCTTTAAAGATGGCGAAATCTACAGACTttaaaaacttatttttgctGAATTCAATTCACTCGCTAATTTTCCTGATCTttatggaaatttttttcttccttttggatGGAATAAACACATTTGAGTTTATAAACATCCAGGAGAGGATATCTCAAATGATATGGTGCTCCTTCTTTGTCATGCAGATTGGAATCTTAAAAGTAGCTGAGgtgttttccaaaaatgtaaatgggAAACAGATTGTCAGTGTGCATTACCTGTTCATTATatacgtttttttgtttcctcttTCGTCTGCCCTTTTGCTTACGTCCGCCTTGTCCTGGTCGAAGACAGTTTATTTCATCTGTATTTTGAGCCTCTCTACATCTGTTAAAATAAGAGGCCTACTATTTATCTGCACCGTTACGTTAATCACCGGGTTCGTGCGCTTTTACACTAGCATGCCAACGTTCCCCATCGCGCTGTGTTTCACTCTCCTTCTGCTCGTTCATATTGTAGTATGTTTCATCGTCCACCTTGAGCTGTACACCGTAGCTAGCCAAATAGCTTACATTAAGAAGAGGCCGCTGCGTGCTTTGGACACCGTGGAGCCCTACTTCCAGGAGCTCGAGAAGAAGGCCATCTTAATAAGGAACAATTTGATATACTGCCAGCAGAATGATATCAGCGTGGATATACTAGGTATGGCGCgaaggagcagaaaaaaaagggagcggcGCTGTTGAGCGGCACACGCGACTGTCACCACTTCGGGGGTAATCACCCCGCTGCGAGCCCCGCGTGACAGCTTCGTTACGTAGCCACGTAATCGCTTCgccactccaccgcttcaccacttcaccgcttaaccgctcccccccgcagggaaCAACCTGTTCGAGTACGAGGTGAACGACGGAATCAAGAAGATCAAAACGATAGGCAAAAGCAAGGTAAGGCTGGACCCGCATGGCGACGAGCTGACCAGTGTGCAGTGCGAGGCCCCCCTCGACGTGAGCGACGTCAACTGCTCCAGCGTTAACTACTCCAGCGTTAACAACTTTGGCATCGGGGGAGGGAAGCAGAACCTGCGGGATGAAAGTGCTTCTTCTTTGttccaagggggggaggcattATCGGGTGGCCGCAAATCTAAGGATAAGACAAGGGTAGGCAAAAGGAAGGGCAAAATGAAGGGCAAAAGAACAGTACATCCTTCGGAGGAGTCCCCTCAGGGGAACACCCCAGGGGGAGAGCAAAGGGGGGTAGCTGATATTCAAAGACCAAATAGAACAAAAAGTGTAGGCAAAAATGATCACCTGGGAAGTGACTTACCCCAGGTGAAGCACCTCCCCTCGCGAAGACACCAAAGTGGACTCTCAAAAAGGAACCTATCAAATTTGAACAGCTCAAAAGGAAGAGCATTAGGAGAGAAATTGGACAGGACGCAGCCTCAATATTATGGAGAGACatacaaaaaggagatgGTCCAGAGGCACTTCAGCTTGCTTCGAAGTGGGCTGGGGAAATTTCATAGGAGAAGAAATATTATACTCTCTGaagaattgaaaaaaaaaattacgtacatatattttgACCGAGAGGGAAAGGTTAAGCGGTCCCAAATTATTCCCCTGTATGTGCTGGAGAGACACAACTTGAGTGGCATCTCGAGTTACCTGAGGAGCGAGAACACGTCATCCCGAAATGGGCACCACTATAAGATGCGCGCCCTGCTGAAGGAATACCCGGGGCTGAAGATTGGCACCCCCACCCCCAGCAGCAACGGTAGCAGTAACCGCAGAAACCGCAGCAGCAGTGAGGGAGGCACACTTCGCATGTTCAACTCCGATGTGCTGGAATCAGAGGGGAAGAGGAACGTCTCTAATCATAGTCATGGCTTCTGCGCATCGGTGGGAGGGtccagcaaaaagggggatcaCAGTCAAGTGGCGGGCCGGGGCCGCAAGAGTGCCAGGCTGTTTTACCTCATCCCAGCAGTTAAGGCAGAGGGAGGTGGAGCGAAACGGAAGAAAGACCCAAATTTTGAGGCGAAGAAAAAGGTGAACCACCCTTCTCACCCCCAATCTGCTGACAGGAGCGATGGTGGAAGTACCACCCCTGTGAAGGACAAGTCCCTATTTCATGTAAACACATCGATGAGAAAAGACAGATGTGTCATCCAGCTGCAGGAGTCAAGTGATGGTAGCCTGTCTGCTTCGCACAACGCATTTTACATCGACGACGTGGTGGATGGCTCCTCCGGCACGGAGATGGGGACGCATAGCGGGGATGGCACTGCGAGGTGTGGAACATCTGATGAGAGCGTTCAAGAGGGATGGAGGAACGGGCGGGGTGATGCGGTCAACATGGAGGATGCGGGAGACGCAATCGGCGCGGTTTACCGGGTTAGAGCGACCGGGGGGGGATGCGGAGAGGCCCACCGCCCAGCCGAACGGCCAAACGGAGCGCACCaaatggagaagaaaaaaagcaactgCTATTACGGGGCAAAACTATCActgaaaaggaggaagaagaaaaaggaaagccaCCCCGAGGTGACATTTCGAAGGGAATTTCTCCTCCAATTTTATGATGTCATTTCGACGGATGGTGCGAGCGAACTGTACGGAGTGAATAAGCAGAGGTGTCACCATTGGAAGGggcttctccattttgtgaatcCGCTGGGGGGTCTTTTCAGGGTGGCAAAGTGGGGGGTTGCAAGGTGGGGAAGCGCAACGTGGGGAGGTGCCACATGGGGAGGTGCCACGTGGGGAAGAGGCGGGAAATACTGGGCGCAGTACAACGAGGCGTTTGCCGCCGCAGAGTGGAGACAGAACATTAGGGACAGCGAGCTGGAGTACATCCTAAAATATAAGAGCTTCACCAAGTGGTACGGATACTGGGTGAGGAGCGTGCTGTTCCGTCACTACAAGAGCACCCACCTGTTTGTCCTGCTTCTCTTATTGCTAAACGTGCTCACGGTGTTTCTTCAGATGGAGTTGTTTTCCCTGCTAGTCAGAGCCGACCATGGGGGGGTGAGCTCGCCTAACCCCTTTTACAGGGACAAGCCACCACTCATGAGGGCCAAGTTTACCCTAAGCAACACCATCGACGAGAGCATTTTTCGTCGATTCCTTTGGGTGAGGATACCCATGCAGGTTGCCTTAAATGTGCTGCTAATGTTGCCCTCCTTTGTGGTGAAGAGTTACAGACAGGTAAGTTGGCTGAACGTGTGCTCCACGCTGAACTGCCTCGTCAACATTTTCTTCGGGGCAGTGGACATTTCCTATTCACTCAACAGTAGGGTATATAACATGGAGGAGCTTTACCCTTTGCTAAATTACTATAACGTGTTTGACCTCTTTCTGGTTGGGAAGCTAACGATGAGCATCTTTCTAATCCCCTTTGTCACAAATTTTAATGATTCCAAGACGGGTGCTTTGGTTTGTCTCAGCTGCGTCTGCTACATTGCCACGTTTTACAGCGCCTTCAgtcccttttccttctccatcAAGCTGATGTACATCACCAACTTTGTGCTCCTCATCGCGACGGCCGCGTCGACGGTGTATTATTCGGGGTACGCCTGTGCGGGGGCGGCGAAGGGGGGGCACGCAAGTGGATCTCCCGCATGGGGATTTTCTGTGCAGCGCCCCCATGATCGATGCCAACCTGATCGACGCCCACCCATCGGTCATATTCCCACACTGCACCCCCATATTGCACCCCCACACTGCGCCCCAACCGCACCCCCCTCAGGCTGATCGCCAAATCGCGCAAGATGCTCTTCGTCAAGTACGTGCTGCCCTACTTCATATACCTCACCTTCCTGAACACGGACCCGAGCATCCAGATGGAGATGAAGGAAAAGCGGCGGGCAGGCTAGCGCCCCCGCGCAAGCCGTGCGCGAAGGTTGCGCAGTAATGCGGCGTGtgctttgcaaaaaggagaaaaaaagaaaaaaagagaaaatggCACCCCGTAATGATTTCTCCCTCGCCAAGCCATTTTCTCACCTTGTGTGCCCCGCCATTTAGTATgattggcctttttttttttttttttttttttttctgcttccccccagggAGATCGCTTTCACAGAATTGAGAGCTCCCCTCTGGATGGTCCAGCCGCTCCCCGCCAGTGCTAAACGTGCTGTGCTGTGCTGCTCCACCCCCCTGTGCTTGTCCCCTGCTCGACTGGCCAACACCGTGCAAGTCGCACGATAGGcgtccccccatttgtgcctcCCAACCGTCCACCCCCTCCAAACTGCTCACTCCGTGAGGGTTGCCGGAGAGAGGCCATTGATCTCAGTTCGCGCCCCCAAGTGAGGCCACCCTGTGTAAAACGTGAATTTTGCTGGGGATACACCAAAGCGCGCGTTACCCTCAAAGGGGTAGTCTCAAAACAGGCTCGAATAGGGGAGGAACAAGCCAGTTAGGTTATCTTCCTTTCCCTGAAGGATGGAGAAAGGGAGCAAGTTCGGTCTGAGCTGCTGCTCCATATCCTCCATCCCGCTGGACTACGAAGAGAACAAGAAGAAGGTCATCGAGAGTATAAGAAGATGCAAAGAGTTAAATTGCCAAGTGCGAGTGGGTGGTGAGTTGGAACTCTGTGGGGTGAGTTGCAAGGACAGCTTCAAAGAGGTGGAGGACATCCACGAAATTTGTTGGCACTGTTTAAGCGagctgctgaaggagaagtgCGCAGATGATGGCCCCCTGATGGGGAGCATCCTGTGCTTCGTCAGCATGCCCGTGTATTTTAAGAAGCAGCTGTACAGCTGCCAAGTGGTTATCTATAGGAACCAAATCATTTTGCTGTCTCCGAAGGAGTGCCTAAGTGATGAGGAGAGGAAGTATTTCTCCCCCTGGTCGGCATTGAAAGAGGGGGGATCAGCCGAGGGGATGAGCCCTCCCACCGGCCATTTGAAGCCCCTCCAGTTTGACAGCTCCAATGTTAAGGTCATCGGCAACACTCTGCAGACGTACGTTTTGCCGAAGTGTGTTCAGGAGGTGACCAATCAGAAGGAGACCTACATCGGGAGGGCACTCATACAGTTAGGAGACATACTCATTGGGCATCTCTTTTTGGATGAGTTGATCCACGTTGAGAGGGGGGTGCTGGTGGATGATCGGGTGGAGCATTTTAACCTTCACGGTTCAGCTCACTTGATGGGGGGTAGCAGCGATACGAGTGGTTTCTTTAGCGGTGACAGCGCCACTGGGGAggtcccccccttttttgggcaggtcccctcctt harbors:
- a CDS encoding hypothetical protein, conserved (encoded by transcript PVX_099760A); this encodes MAKSTDFKNLFLLNSIHSLIFLIFMEIFFFLLDGINTFEFINIQERISQMIWCSFFVMQIGILKVAEVFSKNVNGKQIVSVHYLFIIYVFLFPLSSALLLTSALSWSKTVYFICILSLSTSVKIRGLLFICTVTLITGFVRFYTSMPTFPIALCFTLLLLVHIVVCFIVHLELYTVASQIAYIKKRPLRALDTVEPYFQELEKKAILIRNNLIYCQQNDISVDILGNNLFEYEVNDGIKKIKTIGKSKVRLDPHGDELTSVQCEAPLDVSDVNCSSVNYSSVNNFGIGGGKQNLRDESASSLFQGGEALSGGRKSKDKTRVGKRKGKMKGKRTVHPSEESPQGNTPGGEQRGVADIQRPNRTKSVGKNDHLGSDLPQVKHLPSRRHQSGLSKRNLSNLNSSKGRALGEKLDRTQPQYYGETYKKEMVQRHFSLLRSGLGKFHRRRNIILSEELKKKITYIYFDREGKVKRSQIIPLYVLERHNLSGISSYLRSENTSSRNGHHYKMRALLKEYPGLKIGTPTPSSNGSSNRRNRSSSEGGTLRMFNSDVLESEGKRNVSNHSHGFCASVGGSSKKGDHSQVAGRGRKSARLFYLIPAVKAEGGGAKRKKDPNFEAKKKVNHPSHPQSADRSDGGSTTPVKDKSLFHVNTSMRKDRCVIQLQESSDGSLSASHNAFYIDDVVDGSSGTEMGTHSGDGTARCGTSDESVQEGWRNGRGDAVNMEDAGDAIGAVYRVRATGGGCGEAHRPAERPNGAHQMEKKKSNCYYGAKLSLKRRKKKKESHPEVTFRREFLLQFYDVISTDGASELYGVNKQRCHHWKGLLHFVNPLGGLFRVAKWGVARWGSATWGGATWGGATWGRGGKYWAQYNEAFAAAEWRQNIRDSELEYILKYKSFTKWYGYWVRSVLFRHYKSTHLFVLLLLLLNVLTVFLQMELFSLLVRADHGGVSSPNPFYRDKPPLMRAKFTLSNTIDESIFRRFLWVRIPMQVALNVLLMLPSFVVKSYRQVSWLNVCSTLNCLVNIFFGAVDISYSLNSRVYNMEELYPLLNYYNVFDLFLVGKLTMSIFLIPFVTNFNDSKTGALVCLSCVCYIATFYSAFSPFSFSIKLMYITNFVLLIATAASTVYYSGLIAKSRKMLFVKYVLPYFIYLTFLNTDPSIQMEMKEKRRAG
- a CDS encoding hypothetical protein (encoded by transcript PVX_099755A) is translated as MQAFASCGGGRVPNVSLLRGALLRALPRRLLKRLLKRLLKRLLKRLLKRLLKRLLKRLMKTLLITLLKSLLKTLLKSLLKSLLKSLLITLLEHFFFVTAPLEMLFARWVHSHVH